One segment of Alistipes finegoldii DSM 17242 DNA contains the following:
- a CDS encoding tetratricopeptide repeat protein — MKNYLLILMGILFVCCQSQPERPFTEAEKLADEQYYQFFHWMLFGDGDEDTAIESLFKSAEAGNSEAQNLLGGCYAERPDLIKREQADIDSAVIWWLRAAEQDEWMAQRDLAYYYADIQDWKQAKFWLKRAKKNGYKDKELQKRINRHL; from the coding sequence ATGAAAAACTACTTACTTATACTGATGGGCATTTTGTTCGTCTGTTGCCAAAGCCAACCCGAAAGACCATTTACAGAGGCCGAGAAATTGGCTGATGAACAATACTACCAATTCTTTCATTGGATGCTTTTCGGTGATGGAGATGAAGATACCGCAATCGAAAGCCTGTTTAAGTCTGCGGAAGCAGGAAATTCAGAAGCTCAAAATTTATTGGGAGGGTGCTATGCAGAACGCCCAGATTTGATTAAACGAGAGCAGGCAGATATTGATTCTGCTGTTATTTGGTGGTTAAGGGCGGCGGAACAGGATGAATGGATGGCCCAGCGGGATTTAGCATACTATTATGCCGACATTCAAGATTGGAAGCAAGCGAAATTCTGGCTGAAACGAGCCAAGAAGAACGGATATAAAGATAAGGAATTACAAAAAAGGATTAACAGGCATTTATAG
- a CDS encoding tetratricopeptide repeat protein: MKNYLLIILLLCAGVYNGYGQKKQPSDYHLQRAIDLIQNGDEKEAMKCLDQQLQETPDNADARIVRADLYYRQKKYGNALSDANLAIKYYKKGGMFSKYIMYWNRGRTYCDMEDSAKALADYDTAYKLALKDKKGATNIQEILYGRAQLYYEQKEYDKADADYAQMLKNDETDQSAMVGLIRNMIARKEYDKALELANKCEKYDADYEETYRYRMQIYDKMGETDKAIDDAVIYFEKSDAPQHYLLKSIMGKHLSYALAKVQAQIQKNNDHSWKQLRIHIYKWGYDYANAILCYNQLQQEFGSFDFIYYSRSQCYNEIGDTEHAIADITKCIELGDGKDYYAIISRADYYREGGQYKEAIADFTKGIELDPTSAYAYYKRGWCYELSGDDDSAMKDYNTGIDVDKTYPYIFLMRGALYLKRGEKEKSNADFEEVIRQDTVAESGSCRQYALHFLGRDTEALEWMDKIIASDSMGNGVYYDKSCLLARMGRLDESVAALRKAFEKGYRSFAHIEHDDDIDAIRELPEFKHLIEEYKAKPIRIEADDEQAEDKIETISEIQMKKMYSGVYEIPCTINELPLKFFFDTGASTVTISSVEANFMLKNGYLKSDDIKGKEYYSVATGEIHEGTTIRLREIKIGDAILRNVDASVVHNQQAPLLLGQTVLERFGTVTIDNINSKLIIKQK, translated from the coding sequence ATGAAAAACTACCTACTCATCATTCTGCTGTTGTGTGCAGGAGTATACAACGGCTATGGACAAAAGAAACAGCCGTCAGATTACCACCTGCAAAGAGCCATTGACCTAATACAGAATGGCGACGAAAAAGAAGCGATGAAATGCCTTGACCAACAGCTTCAAGAAACTCCCGACAATGCCGATGCAAGAATAGTTCGTGCAGATTTATATTATCGACAAAAGAAATACGGAAATGCCCTTTCGGATGCGAACCTTGCGATAAAATACTATAAAAAAGGTGGAATGTTCTCAAAATACATCATGTATTGGAACCGTGGCCGCACATATTGCGATATGGAAGATTCTGCCAAAGCACTTGCCGACTATGATACCGCTTACAAATTAGCACTAAAAGACAAGAAAGGAGCAACTAATATTCAAGAGATTCTTTACGGACGAGCACAACTCTATTACGAGCAGAAAGAATACGACAAGGCCGATGCGGATTACGCACAAATGCTGAAAAACGACGAGACGGATCAATCGGCTATGGTGGGGCTTATTCGCAACATGATTGCGCGTAAGGAATATGATAAAGCATTGGAATTAGCTAATAAATGTGAAAAATACGATGCTGATTACGAGGAAACCTATCGTTATCGGATGCAGATTTATGATAAAATGGGCGAAACGGACAAGGCGATTGATGATGCTGTCATCTATTTTGAAAAATCGGATGCCCCACAACATTACCTGCTGAAATCAATTATGGGTAAACATTTGAGTTACGCATTAGCCAAAGTGCAGGCCCAAATTCAAAAAAATAACGATCACTCTTGGAAACAACTGCGTATCCATATTTACAAATGGGGCTATGATTATGCAAATGCTATTTTATGCTACAATCAACTGCAACAAGAGTTCGGAAGTTTTGATTTCATCTATTACAGTCGCAGCCAATGCTACAACGAAATAGGAGACACAGAACATGCTATTGCGGACATAACCAAGTGTATTGAATTGGGAGATGGTAAAGATTATTATGCAATTATTTCCCGTGCCGACTATTACCGAGAGGGCGGGCAATATAAAGAGGCGATAGCTGATTTTACAAAAGGGATAGAGCTTGACCCGACGAGTGCTTATGCCTACTATAAGCGCGGCTGGTGCTATGAGTTATCGGGCGATGATGATTCGGCCATGAAAGATTACAATACGGGAATAGATGTCGATAAAACATATCCCTATATTTTCTTGATGCGGGGTGCATTGTACTTGAAACGTGGAGAAAAGGAGAAGAGCAATGCGGATTTCGAGGAGGTTATTCGACAGGATACGGTTGCCGAAAGTGGCAGTTGTCGCCAATATGCTCTTCACTTTTTAGGACGGGATACCGAAGCCCTCGAATGGATGGATAAAATCATTGCCTCGGATTCAATGGGAAACGGTGTTTATTACGATAAATCATGTCTGCTGGCACGCATGGGACGATTGGACGAATCTGTTGCGGCACTTCGCAAAGCCTTTGAGAAAGGCTATCGTTCGTTTGCACATATCGAGCATGATGACGATATAGATGCCATTCGAGAACTGCCCGAATTTAAGCATTTAATTGAAGAATATAAAGCCAAGCCTATTCGAATAGAAGCCGATGATGAACAGGCAGAAGATAAGATCGAAACTATTTCCGAGATACAAATGAAAAAAATGTATAGCGGGGTTTATGAAATACCTTGTACGATTAATGAATTGCCTTTGAAATTCTTTTTCGATACGGGAGCAAGTACGGTTACAATCTCCTCGGTGGAAGCCAATTTTATGCTTAAAAATGGCTATTTAAAATCAGACGATATTAAAGGCAAAGAATATTATAGCGTTGCAACTGGCGAGATTCACGAGGGCACGACAATCCGTCTGCGTGAAATCAAGATTGGCGATGCCATTCTGCGTAATGTTGATGCTTCGGTTGTCCATAATCAGCAGGCTCCGCTATTACTCGGCCAGACTGTTTTGGAACGTTTCGGAACGGTAACTATTGATAATATCAATTCAAAATTGATTATCAAGCAAAAATAA
- a CDS encoding tetratricopeptide repeat protein: protein MKKMFLMFALVMGATYTNAQDVVDRCITELEPLIVKAKSVWVDGNSTYGITSERAERYAIYCLEACAVVDKYIDRIGDVNEQLDLLWGQVDMLSDILEIYKTNKVGLSASEYTQQSNRKVSALKKLAVLSKRINNKADRDLELYNINEALGEHYLNSGNYKEASIYYSMCVSNYNDLLSSEYANDEDIRKSGQKAYYWMGYTAYKLGDTTIAQNYFNKSKNILNDELIQPYK from the coding sequence ATGAAAAAGATGTTTTTGATGTTTGCTCTTGTTATGGGGGCAACATATACAAACGCACAAGATGTTGTTGATCGTTGTATAACTGAATTGGAGCCGCTCATTGTAAAAGCAAAATCCGTTTGGGTTGATGGAAATAGCACTTACGGAATAACTTCGGAACGAGCAGAACGTTATGCAATCTATTGTTTGGAGGCTTGTGCCGTCGTCGATAAATATATAGATCGAATCGGTGATGTTAATGAGCAGTTGGATTTACTCTGGGGGCAGGTTGACATGCTATCGGATATATTGGAAATTTATAAAACCAATAAAGTGGGATTATCGGCATCTGAATATACCCAACAATCCAATCGTAAAGTTTCGGCATTGAAGAAATTAGCGGTTTTATCTAAGAGAATCAATAATAAGGCTGATCGAGATTTAGAGCTTTACAATATCAATGAAGCCTTGGGTGAACATTATTTAAATAGCGGCAATTATAAAGAGGCATCAATTTACTATTCTATGTGTGTCTCGAACTACAATGATCTCTTATCAAGTGAATATGCCAATGATGAAGATATTCGTAAATCAGGGCAAAAGGCTTATTATTGGATGGGATATACTGCCTATAAGTTAGGAGATACAACGATAGCACAAAACTATTTCAATAAGTCGAAAAACATTTTGAATGACGAATTAATTCAGCCGTATAAATAA
- a CDS encoding trypsin-like peptidase domain-containing protein gives MKRVILLTLSLLLGISSYAQTEWEIQPSTLKINASNSLDISNVSSNSVTLHNWIAESKENKKQNRITARNGILPLYVNGTSKRISFGIEDINNNPSQYKYPVQTANGKTEYTQDIYWGITVYMAGVDGKEYYIQYLFNNKGAKGGNYGIVNTYQSASCSFNMSGKGVLHGTFDNGWQSCSGLPTKVEIILQENNHCGINFNDYSIPEADFASVDGVRRVEFNLYAGAKIRVYNLKVERKSVYSKVSSFITAGDSRMRDGNYYQAASEYSKAIDRGYKNYDIYFKRANAYFASKFYNNAIDDCTKAISYKSTTDVYLLRGKAKLLKSDASGIDDLKKGGSEGLALIREMELDKATTPNTPSSENGKRYIATGSGFVLTSNGVIVTNHHVIDGANGIDVLVNWKGQVHTVNAKVLISDKTNDISLLQIDDSSFTNFPALPYAVKISIQDVGTSVFALGYPMSDILGEEIKVTDGIISSKTGYQGDIVTYQISAPIQHGNSGGPLFDKQGNIVGITNAGVEDAQNVGYAIKTSYLKNLIDVAPIFITLPANNSISGLPFTEKIKRLTPYVVLIKIY, from the coding sequence ATGAAACGAGTTATTCTCCTCACGCTATCATTACTACTTGGCATAAGTTCCTATGCCCAAACAGAGTGGGAAATACAACCCAGCACTCTGAAAATAAACGCATCCAATAGCTTGGATATATCAAATGTGTCATCCAATAGCGTAACATTACATAATTGGATCGCAGAATCGAAAGAAAATAAAAAACAGAACAGAATTACAGCACGCAATGGAATCTTGCCGCTATATGTGAATGGTACATCCAAGCGGATTTCGTTCGGCATTGAAGATATAAATAATAATCCATCACAATATAAATATCCTGTTCAGACCGCAAACGGGAAAACAGAATATACGCAGGATATATATTGGGGAATAACAGTATATATGGCGGGCGTAGATGGTAAAGAATACTATATACAGTATCTATTTAACAATAAAGGAGCAAAAGGGGGTAATTATGGGATTGTAAATACATACCAATCTGCATCTTGTTCCTTTAATATGTCAGGCAAAGGTGTTTTGCATGGTACTTTTGATAATGGATGGCAATCTTGTTCTGGATTACCAACGAAAGTTGAGATTATCTTGCAAGAGAATAATCATTGTGGGATAAATTTTAATGATTATTCTATTCCTGAGGCCGATTTTGCATCGGTTGATGGTGTAAGACGAGTTGAGTTCAATTTGTATGCAGGCGCAAAGATAAGGGTTTATAATCTCAAGGTAGAGCGCAAATCCGTATATTCAAAAGTGTCGAGTTTCATTACTGCTGGGGACAGTCGTATGCGTGATGGAAACTATTACCAAGCGGCATCGGAATACTCGAAAGCCATTGACAGAGGTTATAAAAACTACGACATCTATTTCAAACGTGCAAATGCCTATTTTGCAAGTAAGTTTTACAATAACGCAATTGACGACTGCACGAAAGCCATATCCTACAAATCCACAACAGACGTCTATCTGTTACGAGGAAAAGCCAAACTGCTGAAATCCGATGCCTCAGGTATTGACGATTTGAAAAAAGGCGGTTCAGAGGGGCTGGCATTAATTCGAGAAATGGAGCTGGATAAAGCCACAACGCCCAATACTCCGTCTTCAGAAAATGGGAAACGGTACATAGCAACAGGCAGCGGTTTCGTATTGACATCTAACGGTGTGATTGTAACCAACCATCATGTAATTGATGGAGCAAATGGAATAGATGTGCTTGTTAATTGGAAAGGACAGGTCCATACAGTCAATGCAAAAGTTCTGATTTCAGATAAGACGAATGATATTAGTCTGCTGCAAATCGACGATAGCTCGTTTACCAACTTCCCAGCATTACCCTATGCCGTTAAAATCTCGATACAGGATGTAGGAACGAGTGTATTTGCTCTCGGTTACCCCATGTCAGATATTTTGGGAGAAGAAATAAAAGTTACCGATGGTATCATAAGTTCAAAAACAGGTTATCAAGGTGATATTGTTACATACCAAATATCTGCACCTATTCAGCATGGTAATAGCGGAGGGCCTCTGTTTGATAAACAAGGCAATATAGTTGGCATTACAAACGCAGGGGTTGAAGATGCACAGAATGTCGGGTATGCTATTAAAACATCTTATCTGAAGAATTTGATTGATGTAGCACCAATATTTATTACGTTACCTGCTAATAACTCGATTTCAGGGTTGCCATTTACAGAAAAGATAAAACGATTGACACCCTATGTTGTCTTGATCAAAATCTACTAA
- a CDS encoding DUF3871 family protein: MYPAFQPNPEFAVGLNSDSPFLDNPAAEVATIVEEQPAQSATTGVVVPLGVRHNRHFIEANTKPVDIAHLRADCVVPVFSKDNEVTISHQSFIETVLGAAHRMFPQEVIDAPDIVVSHIIKGRIPEAIHKPVNQLLETDKTIYYERMAFCFEIPTIYEDVAGNRLNLSIGGVRAYNHENLYSKKTVEKFKVFIGFKNLVCCNLCVSTDGFKSELRVMGVQDLFDATLRLFREYDAERHVQLMAAMQERTLTEHQFAQLIGKTRLYQYLPTAEKRQLPAMEFTDCHINAVAKAYYADENFSRGNNPEIDLWRVYNLFTGANKSSYIDTFLDRSLNATELITGIGKAIEGDAQYRWFVE, translated from the coding sequence ATGTACCCAGCGTTTCAGCCTAACCCCGAATTTGCCGTCGGCCTGAACTCCGACAGCCCTTTCCTCGATAACCCTGCCGCAGAGGTAGCAACGATTGTAGAGGAACAACCAGCCCAATCAGCAACGACGGGTGTTGTCGTTCCTTTGGGCGTCCGTCATAACCGTCACTTTATCGAGGCCAACACCAAGCCTGTTGATATAGCCCATTTGAGAGCGGATTGCGTCGTTCCCGTATTCAGCAAGGACAACGAGGTGACCATCTCCCACCAGAGCTTTATCGAAACGGTGCTGGGTGCTGCACACCGTATGTTCCCGCAGGAGGTAATCGACGCTCCCGATATAGTCGTGTCCCATATCATCAAGGGGCGTATTCCCGAAGCCATCCACAAGCCCGTGAACCAGCTCTTGGAAACCGACAAGACCATCTACTACGAACGGATGGCTTTCTGTTTCGAGATACCCACGATTTACGAGGATGTGGCAGGGAACAGACTGAACCTTTCGATAGGAGGAGTAAGGGCCTATAACCACGAGAATCTTTATTCCAAGAAGACGGTGGAGAAATTCAAGGTCTTTATCGGGTTCAAAAACCTCGTGTGCTGTAACCTTTGCGTTTCGACCGATGGATTCAAGAGCGAACTGCGGGTGATGGGTGTGCAGGACTTGTTCGATGCCACCTTACGCCTGTTCCGAGAGTACGATGCCGAACGCCATGTACAACTGATGGCAGCGATGCAGGAACGAACCCTTACCGAACACCAGTTCGCCCAGCTTATCGGCAAGACACGGTTGTATCAATACCTGCCCACAGCCGAGAAACGACAGCTTCCTGCTATGGAGTTTACGGACTGCCATATCAACGCGGTAGCAAAGGCGTATTACGCGGACGAGAACTTTTCCAGAGGGAACAATCCAGAGATTGACCTTTGGAGGGTTTATAACCTCTTTACGGGAGCCAACAAGTCGAGTTACATAGATACATTCCTCGACCGTTCGCTGAACGCTACCGAGCTTATCACAGGTATAGGCAAAGCCATCGAGGGCGATGCCCAGTACAGGTGGTTTGTGGAATAA
- a CDS encoding AAA family ATPase — protein sequence MQLRQSMRRAAKMRLALAGASGSGKTYSSLLIAYGMTGDWSKIAVIDSENCSADLYAHLGGYQVLTLENYAPETYIEAIGICEQAGAEVIIIDSISHCWDYLLDFHANLQGNSFANWAKVTPRQNAFIQRILTSSAHVICTMRSKQDYVLSDKNGKMVPEKVGLKAVQRDNVDYEFTAVLDIAMNHKATTSKDRTGLFTGRPEFLITPAVGQAILKWCNMTQPAHPSVQPQTPYNHVPSVSA from the coding sequence ATGCAATTACGACAATCCATGCGTCGGGCGGCCAAGATGCGGCTTGCTCTGGCGGGAGCTTCGGGCAGCGGCAAAACCTATTCGTCGCTCCTTATCGCTTACGGCATGACAGGCGACTGGTCGAAAATCGCCGTCATTGATTCCGAGAATTGCTCGGCTGACCTTTATGCCCATCTGGGCGGTTATCAAGTCCTCACCCTCGAAAACTATGCTCCCGAAACCTACATCGAGGCCATTGGTATTTGCGAGCAGGCAGGAGCCGAGGTAATCATCATCGACAGCATTTCCCATTGCTGGGATTATCTGCTGGATTTCCACGCCAACCTGCAAGGCAACTCCTTTGCCAATTGGGCCAAGGTCACACCCCGTCAGAACGCCTTTATTCAGCGTATTTTGACATCTTCCGCTCATGTGATCTGCACCATGCGTTCCAAGCAGGATTATGTGCTCTCGGACAAGAACGGCAAGATGGTTCCAGAGAAAGTGGGCTTGAAAGCCGTACAGCGTGATAACGTGGATTACGAGTTTACCGCCGTCCTCGATATAGCCATGAACCACAAGGCCACCACATCCAAAGACCGCACGGGACTGTTCACGGGCCGTCCCGAATTTCTCATTACGCCCGCTGTCGGTCAGGCCATCCTCAAATGGTGCAACATGACACAGCCTGCACATCCGAGTGTTCAACCTCAAACTCCTTACAACCATGTACCCAGCGTTTCAGCCTAA
- a CDS encoding site-specific integrase codes for MSATGVNVLLYRSKTLANGEHPLMLCVTKERRRKYVSMGISLAARYWDFDKSRPKRNCPNRIYIEKYIADKQREYTDKVIELTCEEKAFTANTLVEKVCGGYTTKTVGQLFTEQIEALIAAKRTGYALSVRQAYTSLMRFNGHLNIYFSEIDVTWLKRYETWLRSAGLADNTIGIRFRSLRMLYNLAIEQKIVKAEYYPFRSFKVSRLHQQTAKRAIRKDDILRIVHYSTDDGRVQLAVDLFAFSYYMGGINFVDMCYLTEKNIIDNRLVYIRKKTKKLIKLPLQTEALKILARYNGVSLPYLFPVLSSFHKTETQQHNRVHKVIAKVNIRLKKIGEELNLPIDITTYVARHSFATVLKRSGVSTSLICETLGHSSEKVTQIYLDSFENSQIDAAMQNLL; via the coding sequence ATGTCTGCAACGGGAGTAAACGTACTTTTATACCGTTCCAAAACACTTGCGAACGGAGAACATCCGTTGATGCTCTGCGTAACGAAAGAGCGTAGGCGCAAATATGTCAGCATGGGTATTTCGTTGGCCGCCCGATATTGGGATTTTGACAAGAGCAGGCCGAAACGGAATTGCCCCAACCGAATCTATATTGAAAAGTATATCGCCGACAAACAGCGGGAATATACGGATAAGGTGATTGAACTGACTTGCGAGGAAAAGGCATTTACGGCCAATACGCTCGTCGAGAAAGTTTGTGGCGGCTATACGACCAAGACCGTAGGGCAGCTCTTTACCGAGCAAATCGAAGCGTTGATTGCGGCCAAACGAACAGGGTACGCCTTATCGGTACGGCAGGCATATACCTCGCTCATGCGGTTCAACGGGCATCTGAATATCTACTTTTCAGAGATAGATGTTACATGGCTCAAACGCTATGAAACATGGCTGCGTTCGGCAGGGTTGGCGGATAATACAATCGGGATTCGATTCCGTTCATTGCGTATGCTCTACAATCTGGCTATCGAACAGAAAATCGTCAAGGCCGAATACTATCCGTTCCGCAGTTTCAAGGTATCGCGCCTGCATCAGCAGACAGCCAAACGAGCCATTCGCAAGGATGATATTTTACGCATCGTTCACTATTCGACGGATGATGGACGGGTACAGTTGGCAGTCGATTTGTTTGCGTTTTCCTATTACATGGGCGGCATCAATTTCGTGGATATGTGCTATCTGACCGAGAAGAACATCATCGACAATCGGTTGGTCTATATTCGTAAGAAGACAAAGAAACTTATCAAGCTCCCGTTGCAGACGGAAGCCTTGAAGATTCTCGCTCGCTACAATGGAGTATCATTGCCTTATCTGTTTCCTGTTCTCTCCTCGTTCCACAAGACGGAAACGCAACAGCACAACCGCGTGCATAAGGTGATTGCCAAAGTGAATATACGGTTGAAAAAGATCGGAGAGGAATTGAATCTGCCGATAGATATTACCACCTATGTTGCTCGGCACTCCTTCGCTACCGTACTGAAAAGGTCGGGTGTCAGCACCTCGCTGATTTGTGAAACATTGGGACATAGCTCGGAAAAGGTTACGCAAATTTACTTGGATAGCTTTGAGAACTCTCAAATCGACGCTGCGATGCAGAATTTGCTATGA
- a CDS encoding DUF4302 domain-containing protein — protein sequence MKKILILLALPLLFNSCLKDDEDKFSKSATERIEEAVKEAITVLQGAENGWRMELYPEGERIYGGYTLFLKFNTDNTVVASSENFAAGKTESSYYSVVAESGPVLAFDTNNDIIHFYSSPTTGAELGIGTSNGGLEGDSDFIVMEASADFVKLKGRKTNNYAYLYPIEAGVNWKTELQSYQDAAAKMDLIYTRCVVDGVTYPIDWEMRLNNFSSRVFRISYTPAPGDDGSVSTGEVIKAPFVFTETGLKFYSPLKIGNVAVSEMTFKEDYYFENEDGSVKIYSPKPVRSNNRLTITPADITFSSATVNVTPSVATDYYYFDVYEKADLEGESDMAIIKSLISEMNSLVGTYTADFVVSALGKKGAASEIFEDLSSETDHVVIGFGIVATENVVLATTDLFRKEFTTEKAPELDEAYAAWLGTWTVTSTTSMKSAKPISFDVTFSTKVANTNFALTGWAISAYRDRFPAIATFDKETGYIMIQSYQEIGATGDGTVRYVALCRDKNVSGKYYYPVGGSYVGLIGAIMSDGKGKVIGNELTLTGDVEAEVVMMDQFVYNGSNYLGKYNPTADSGFTADDYPVGPFTLVKKSPAAAPVKGKAMLAGKFAAAADRNMKPAVPQLTLAPSFERRAVNANAVMLK from the coding sequence ATGAAAAAAATATTGATATTACTGGCTCTGCCCCTGCTTTTCAATTCCTGCCTGAAGGACGATGAGGATAAATTCTCGAAATCGGCGACGGAACGCATTGAAGAGGCGGTCAAGGAAGCCATCACTGTACTTCAGGGCGCAGAAAACGGCTGGCGGATGGAGTTGTATCCCGAAGGCGAGCGCATTTACGGCGGCTACACGCTTTTCCTGAAATTCAATACCGACAATACGGTCGTCGCTTCCAGTGAGAATTTCGCTGCGGGCAAAACCGAATCGTCCTACTATTCGGTGGTTGCGGAGAGCGGTCCCGTACTCGCGTTCGACACCAATAACGACATCATCCATTTCTACTCCTCGCCGACGACGGGCGCTGAACTCGGCATCGGTACGAGCAACGGGGGACTGGAGGGCGATTCCGACTTCATCGTCATGGAGGCTTCCGCTGATTTCGTGAAGCTCAAGGGGCGCAAAACCAACAATTACGCCTACCTCTATCCGATCGAGGCGGGTGTGAACTGGAAGACCGAATTGCAGAGCTATCAGGATGCGGCTGCCAAGATGGACCTGATCTATACCCGTTGCGTGGTTGACGGCGTGACCTATCCGATTGACTGGGAGATGAGGCTCAACAACTTCTCTTCCCGCGTTTTCAGGATCTCCTACACGCCGGCTCCCGGAGACGACGGTTCGGTCTCCACGGGCGAGGTCATCAAGGCTCCTTTTGTCTTTACCGAAACGGGTCTTAAATTCTATTCGCCCCTGAAGATCGGAAACGTTGCGGTTTCGGAGATGACTTTCAAGGAGGACTATTATTTCGAGAATGAAGACGGAAGCGTCAAGATCTATTCGCCCAAGCCTGTCCGCTCGAATAACAGGCTTACGATCACTCCTGCGGACATTACCTTCAGCAGCGCGACCGTCAATGTGACGCCGAGCGTCGCCACCGATTATTACTATTTCGACGTTTATGAAAAGGCGGATCTCGAAGGCGAGAGCGACATGGCGATCATCAAGTCGCTGATCTCCGAGATGAACTCCTTGGTCGGAACTTATACGGCCGATTTCGTCGTCTCCGCTCTCGGCAAGAAGGGCGCGGCGAGCGAGATCTTCGAGGACCTCTCTTCGGAAACGGATCATGTTGTCATCGGATTCGGCATCGTCGCTACGGAGAATGTGGTTCTGGCTACGACGGATCTTTTCAGGAAGGAATTCACTACGGAGAAGGCTCCCGAACTCGATGAGGCTTATGCCGCTTGGCTCGGTACGTGGACCGTGACGAGTACGACGTCGATGAAGTCTGCCAAGCCGATCTCCTTCGACGTCACTTTCTCCACGAAGGTCGCCAATACCAACTTCGCGCTTACCGGATGGGCCATCTCGGCTTATCGCGACCGGTTCCCCGCAATTGCCACTTTCGACAAGGAAACCGGTTATATCATGATCCAGAGCTATCAGGAGATCGGAGCTACCGGAGACGGCACCGTTCGCTATGTCGCTCTTTGCCGTGACAAGAATGTAAGCGGTAAATATTATTATCCGGTAGGCGGTTCCTATGTGGGCCTGATCGGTGCCATAATGTCTGACGGAAAGGGCAAGGTTATCGGCAATGAACTCACTCTTACGGGCGATGTGGAGGCCGAGGTGGTTATGATGGACCAGTTCGTTTACAATGGGTCCAACTATCTGGGCAAGTATAATCCGACGGCCGACTCCGGGTTTACGGCCGACGACTATCCGGTCGGACCGTTTACGCTGGTGAAAAAATCTCCGGCCGCTGCCCCCGTTAAGGGGAAAGCCATGCTGGCAGGTAAATTTGCAGCTGCTGCGGACCGGAATATGAAGCCGGCCGTTCCGCAATTGACTTTGGCGCCGTCGTTCGAACGGCGTGCCGTTAATGCAAATGCAGTGATGCTCAAGTAA
- a CDS encoding zinc-binding metallopeptidase, with protein MKKTILGLFAFVCAFSGSSCSEDDLSGTSVIKPEQTTETPLDSWLYKNYIEPYNIEFRYRYEDMESDMIYDLTPANYEKSVQMAKLVKHLCLQAYDEVTGSRDFITSYFPKMVFLVGSPAYNNNGEVVLGTAEGGTKITLYAVNNMDPTNVDLLNEWYFKTIHHEFAHILNQKKPFSTDFNQITGLATGIRYVGNACWDVYPSEDLALKDGFISRYASTSAEEEFVEVSSIYVTNTAATWEEMLETAGEVGRPMLEAKFEIVDKYMKNDWGIDLDELRKVVLRRQKELPNLDLDATN; from the coding sequence ATGAAAAAAACAATATTAGGATTATTCGCATTCGTCTGCGCTTTTTCGGGCAGCTCGTGTTCCGAAGACGATCTGAGCGGCACGAGTGTCATCAAACCGGAGCAGACGACGGAGACGCCTTTGGACTCGTGGCTTTACAAAAACTATATCGAGCCTTATAACATCGAGTTCCGCTACCGTTATGAGGATATGGAGAGCGACATGATCTACGATCTGACTCCCGCGAACTACGAGAAGTCGGTTCAGATGGCCAAGCTGGTCAAGCACCTCTGCCTGCAGGCTTACGACGAGGTGACCGGAAGCCGCGACTTCATCACCAGCTACTTCCCGAAGATGGTTTTTCTGGTCGGCAGTCCCGCCTATAACAACAACGGCGAGGTCGTGCTGGGTACGGCCGAAGGCGGAACCAAGATTACGCTCTATGCCGTCAACAATATGGACCCGACCAATGTGGACCTGCTGAACGAGTGGTATTTCAAGACGATCCACCACGAATTCGCTCATATCCTCAACCAGAAGAAGCCCTTCTCGACGGATTTCAATCAGATCACCGGTTTGGCCACGGGCATCCGCTATGTCGGCAACGCCTGCTGGGACGTCTATCCTTCGGAGGACTTGGCGCTTAAGGACGGTTTTATCAGCCGTTACGCTTCGACTTCGGCCGAGGAGGAGTTCGTGGAGGTAAGCTCCATCTACGTCACCAACACGGCTGCCACTTGGGAGGAGATGCTCGAAACGGCCGGCGAGGTGGGCCGTCCGATGCTCGAAGCCAAATTCGAGATCGTGGACAAATACATGAAGAACGATTGGGGAATCGATCTGGACGAATTGCGCAAAGTCGTTTTACGCCGCCAGAAAGAACTTCCGAACCTCGATTTAGATGCCACTAATTAA